A region of the Deinococcus aquiradiocola genome:
GCGGACGGCACGACCCGCTCAACCCCGTCCGGGACGGCGAGGAGGTCGCCCGCCTCATCCCGAACGCGCGACTGGAGGTGCTGGAACACGCCGGGCACCTGCCCTCGCTGGAAGAACCGGACCGGCTGTGGACGCTCGTCGAGGCGTTCCTGAACGGCTGACCAGCTGCACACACCCGCCCGCCACGCCTCCGGTCAGGCGGTCACGCCGCCCTCCAGCACCTCGAACACGTCCAGGGCCGGATCGAGACGCGCCTGAGCGCCGAACGGCAGCGTCAACTGCGGACTGGTGTGCCCGAAATCCACGTTCGCCAGCACCGGCAGGTCCTCCCGGCCCGCCTCCCACAGCACCCGCCGCACCCAGCCGTACAGGGCCTCCACCCGCTCCGGCGTGTACCCCCTGGGGCGCGCCAGCACCAGGCCTGCCGCGCCCGCCAGCAGGCCCTGCGCCGCGAAATTCCGCAGCCAGTACCCCACCTGCGCGGGCGCCGGCACGTCCTCCGACGTCTCCAGGCACAGGACCGCGCCGCGCCACAGGGCAGGCTCCGGCCAGCCGGGCGTGCCGTTCAGCATGTCCAGCACCTCCAGGCACCCGCCCATCAGGTGCCCCTGCACGGGCCGCTCGCCCTGCAGCCACACCCACCCCCCGGACGGCGCGAAGGTCCGCCGCACCTCCTGCAGGTCCGGGTCCAGCCACTCCCGGTGCTGCTCCGTCCACTCCGGCGCGGGCCGGAGCCGGAAGCCGCGCGCGTCCATCACGGCCTGCCGCACCCCGCGCGACACGTACCCGTGCATGCCGCCGTGCTCCGCGAGGTCCGTCAGCAGGGCCGGACCGTGGAAGCTCGTCACGCCCGCCCGCAGGAACTGCAGGTGCGTCACGGTGCTGTCACTGAAGCCCAG
Encoded here:
- a CDS encoding S66 family peptidase, with product MSVMSFVRPAALREGDVVAALSLSSGFVARVPHRYEAGRRQVRAELGWRVVPAPNALRGEAYLYRNPQARADDLHWALENREVAGLLSTLGGDDSVRLLPLLDPAVIRAHPKVFLGFSDSTVTHLQFLRAGVTSFHGPALLTDLAEHGGMHGYVSRGVRQAVMDARGFRLRPAPEWTEQHREWLDPDLQEVRRTFAPSGGWVWLQGERPVQGHLMGGCLEVLDMLNGTPGWPEPALWRGAVLCLETSEDVPAPAQVGYWLRNFAAQGLLAGAAGLVLARPRGYTPERVEALYGWVRRVLWEAGREDLPVLANVDFGHTSPQLTLPFGAQARLDPALDVFEVLEGGVTA